The Mycolicibacterium hassiacum DSM 44199 genome includes a window with the following:
- a CDS encoding phosphatase PAP2 family protein — translation MSAVDGSPIVLPRAAEPAGSRERWLRRLRWIAVITWAVVIAYRTITDGFAVNRELLLLYIATGLLAASIGQARKMLYVIRDWLPFALVLLAYDLSRGAADLVGRPTLWQWQVDVDRWLFGGTVPTVWLQERLKLPEPPWWEVVISTVYMSFFILPYVIAAVLWLRNREEWKAFVRLFVGLSFSALVIYALVPAAPPWAAARCTPADVDGGPANPRCMFRPAKGVPDGGLLGQMQMSQDGANAWIERIVGRGWGKLNLHSASALIDQGQAAVNLVAAIPSLHAGLSLGIAAFLWRRVPRRWHPILVAYVLTMAFTLVYTAEHYVIDILLGWGLAAVVVALLARYEAWRRYRRRHRAAPITAEQPLVIARPEPDRRDARLEPARCDAPPDPVASGGH, via the coding sequence GTGTCTGCGGTCGACGGGTCTCCGATTGTGCTACCGCGGGCCGCCGAACCGGCCGGCTCCCGGGAACGCTGGTTGCGGCGTTTGCGCTGGATCGCGGTCATCACCTGGGCGGTCGTCATCGCCTACCGGACGATCACCGACGGGTTCGCCGTCAACCGCGAACTGCTGCTGCTCTACATCGCGACCGGTCTGCTCGCGGCGAGCATCGGTCAGGCCCGCAAGATGCTCTACGTCATCCGCGACTGGCTGCCGTTCGCGCTGGTGCTGCTGGCCTACGACCTCAGCCGCGGCGCCGCGGACCTGGTCGGGCGGCCCACGCTGTGGCAGTGGCAGGTCGATGTGGACCGCTGGCTGTTCGGCGGGACGGTGCCCACGGTGTGGCTGCAGGAACGGCTCAAGCTGCCGGAGCCGCCCTGGTGGGAGGTGGTCATCAGCACCGTCTACATGTCGTTCTTCATCCTGCCGTACGTGATCGCCGCGGTGCTGTGGCTGCGCAACCGCGAGGAGTGGAAGGCGTTCGTCCGCCTGTTCGTCGGGTTGTCGTTCAGCGCCCTGGTCATCTACGCGCTGGTGCCGGCCGCACCGCCGTGGGCCGCGGCGCGGTGCACCCCGGCCGACGTCGACGGCGGGCCCGCGAACCCGCGCTGCATGTTCCGTCCCGCCAAGGGCGTTCCCGACGGCGGCCTGCTCGGGCAGATGCAGATGAGCCAGGACGGCGCCAACGCCTGGATCGAGCGGATCGTCGGCCGCGGGTGGGGCAAGTTGAATCTGCATTCGGCGAGCGCGCTGATCGACCAGGGGCAGGCCGCGGTCAACCTGGTGGCGGCGATCCCGTCGCTGCACGCCGGGCTGTCGCTGGGCATCGCGGCGTTCCTGTGGCGGCGGGTACCGCGGCGCTGGCACCCGATCCTCGTCGCCTATGTCCTGACCATGGCGTTCACGCTGGTCTACACCGCCGAGCACTACGTCATCGACATCCTGCTCGGCTGGGGGCTGGCGGCCGTCGTCGTCGCCCTGCTCGCCCGCTACGAGGCCTGGCGCCGCTACCGCCGGCGACACCGGGCAGCACCGATCACGGCGGAGCAGCCCCTGGTCATCGCCCGGCCCGAGCCGGACCGGCGCGACGCCCGGCTAGAGCCGGCCCGGTGCGACGCCCCGCCCGACCCGGTCGCCAGCGGCGGCCATTAG
- a CDS encoding TetR/AcrR family transcriptional regulator: protein MAAQPSSTAGRRGARLSRETIVNAALTFLDREGWDALTINALATQLGTKGPSLYNHVESLDDLRRTVRMRVVGDIIDMLKTVGQGRTRDDAVMAMAAAYRSYAHHHPGRYSAFTRMPLGGDDPEFTEATRQAAAPVIDVLASYGLEGEAAFHAALEFWSAMHGFVLLEMTGVMDGIDTDAVFADMVMRLAAGMERRR, encoded by the coding sequence ATGGCAGCCCAGCCGTCGAGCACCGCGGGCCGGCGTGGCGCCCGGCTGAGCCGGGAGACCATCGTCAACGCGGCGCTGACCTTCCTCGACCGGGAGGGCTGGGACGCGCTGACGATCAATGCGCTCGCCACCCAGCTCGGCACCAAGGGGCCGTCGCTGTACAACCACGTCGAAAGCCTCGACGACCTGCGCCGCACGGTTCGGATGCGGGTGGTCGGCGACATCATCGACATGCTCAAGACGGTGGGGCAGGGCCGCACCCGCGACGACGCCGTGATGGCGATGGCCGCCGCCTACCGCAGCTACGCCCACCACCACCCCGGCCGCTACTCGGCGTTCACCCGGATGCCGCTGGGCGGCGACGACCCGGAGTTCACCGAGGCCACCCGGCAGGCCGCCGCCCCGGTGATCGACGTGCTGGCGTCCTACGGCCTGGAGGGCGAGGCCGCCTTCCACGCCGCGCTGGAGTTCTGGTCGGCGATGCACGGATTCGTGCTGCTGGAGATGACCGGGGTGATGGACGGCATCGACACCGACGCCGTCTTCGCCGATATGGTGATGAGGCTGGCCGCCGGGATGGAGCGGCGGCGCTGA
- a CDS encoding crotonase/enoyl-CoA hydratase family protein yields the protein MSAGGVRVEKNGPVTTVIMNRPEARNAVNGPAALELYAAFDEFDKDDSASVAVLWGDGGTFCAGADLKAFGTPEVNPVHRTGPAPMGPSRMVLSKPVIAAISGYAVAGGLELALWCDLRVVEEDAVLGVFCRRWGVPLIDGGTVRLPRLIGHSRAMDLILTGRPVDAAEAYAIGLANRVVPKGQARQRAEELAAELAVFPQQCLRADRLSAINQWGRPEAEAMDFEFGSLSKVAAESREGAARFAAGAGRHGARA from the coding sequence ATGAGTGCAGGTGGCGTGCGGGTCGAGAAGAACGGCCCGGTCACCACGGTGATCATGAACCGGCCGGAGGCGCGCAACGCCGTCAACGGGCCGGCCGCGCTGGAGCTGTACGCGGCCTTCGACGAGTTCGACAAGGACGACTCGGCATCGGTCGCGGTGCTGTGGGGCGACGGCGGAACGTTCTGCGCCGGAGCCGATCTCAAGGCGTTCGGGACGCCGGAGGTCAACCCGGTGCACCGCACCGGCCCGGCTCCGATGGGGCCGAGCCGCATGGTGCTGTCCAAACCCGTCATCGCCGCGATCAGCGGGTACGCGGTCGCGGGCGGGCTGGAGCTGGCGCTGTGGTGCGACCTGCGGGTGGTCGAGGAGGACGCCGTGCTGGGCGTGTTCTGCCGCCGCTGGGGAGTGCCGCTGATCGACGGCGGCACCGTGCGGTTGCCCCGGCTGATCGGGCACAGCCGCGCGATGGACCTGATCCTCACCGGCCGCCCGGTCGACGCCGCCGAGGCCTACGCGATCGGGCTGGCCAACCGGGTCGTCCCGAAGGGACAGGCGCGGCAGCGGGCCGAGGAACTGGCCGCCGAACTCGCGGTGTTTCCGCAGCAGTGCCTGCGCGCCGACCGGCTCTCGGCGATCAACCAGTGGGGCCGCCCGGAGGCCGAGGCGATGGATTTCGAGTTCGGCAGCCTGTCGAAGGTGGCCGCCGAATCCCGCGAGGGCGCGGCCCGGTTCGCCGCCGGTGCGGGGCGCCACGGCGCCAGGGCCTAA
- a CDS encoding DUF3060 domain-containing protein has translation MMWTALARSLVASAAALPLLLAPSAQAQPEDPFCNAVLRECAKSGVVGAHRGQDTTITGIGINQTIDCKNSTLLVNGANNRITALGTCWAVTVQGNSNVVVADNVINDVTVYGFDQVVLYKNGSPAVWDRGRELGMTNRIDRVPA, from the coding sequence ATGATGTGGACTGCGTTGGCCCGCTCACTGGTGGCCTCGGCCGCCGCGCTGCCGCTGCTGCTCGCCCCGAGCGCGCAGGCCCAGCCGGAGGACCCGTTCTGCAACGCGGTGCTGCGGGAGTGCGCCAAGTCCGGGGTGGTCGGCGCCCACCGGGGCCAGGACACCACCATCACCGGCATCGGCATCAATCAGACCATCGACTGCAAGAACTCGACGCTGCTGGTCAACGGCGCCAACAACCGGATCACCGCGCTGGGCACCTGCTGGGCCGTGACCGTGCAGGGCAACTCCAACGTCGTGGTCGCCGACAACGTCATCAACGACGTCACGGTGTACGGCTTCGATCAGGTCGTGCTGTACAAGAACGGCTCGCCGGCGGTCTGGGACCGCGGCCGCGAACTCGGGATGACCAACCGCATCGACCGGGTTCCCGCCTGA
- a CDS encoding DUF3558 family protein — translation MSARIWVLLVLTPLLAASLAACGPKHPTLPEANAAPAEGFRSQDCNGVVDADITAAVGRDMFTKTLVSDVGCFWQEDSVFGTVGAGMGISTWWYRGSDMDTERRLEQQAGRTLTELSFDGHKGFRAFDTNACSIYVTKGDDVITWSIQTLNPAALPNLCTIVERLARISQGRVN, via the coding sequence ATGAGCGCGCGCATCTGGGTTCTGCTCGTTCTCACCCCACTGCTGGCGGCGTCGCTGGCCGCGTGCGGACCCAAGCATCCGACCCTCCCGGAGGCGAACGCGGCCCCCGCCGAGGGGTTCCGCAGCCAGGACTGCAACGGCGTCGTCGACGCCGACATCACCGCGGCGGTCGGCCGCGACATGTTCACCAAGACGCTGGTCAGCGACGTCGGCTGCTTCTGGCAGGAGGACTCGGTGTTCGGCACCGTCGGCGCCGGGATGGGCATCTCCACCTGGTGGTACCGCGGCAGCGACATGGACACCGAGCGCAGGCTCGAACAGCAGGCCGGCCGCACCCTGACCGAGCTCTCGTTCGACGGCCACAAGGGGTTCCGGGCGTTCGACACCAACGCCTGCAGCATCTACGTCACCAAGGGCGACGACGTCATCACCTGGTCGATCCAGACCCTCAACCCCGCCGCCCTGCCCAACCTGTGCACCATCGTGGAACGACTCGCCCGGATCAGTCAGGGCCGCGTGAACTGA
- a CDS encoding outer membrane protein assembly factor BamB family protein: MLIGGAVLAAVVVIDLIRRRAGAWTTLWSVLVGIPAAVMCWYMSRRVEQVLAVAPATGRAPAVLAAGIAVLMAAVIAFATGWVATTEGLLRVRRWLADGLARRWLAAGMAAGVAIAGVPAVGLARVSDDARWVDATTAPAVAVPAVPVRLGGLRFTIDGSPERPDEFAPPDWVVAAGAGFVVRDAKGVRAYDSNGQQRWHYLRTGPANVHFLGMGVYDGGRTVVLEYGGNSAVAQRFVALDALTGEILWQKDDVDEKYSLRAPPGIDEPSPYMIVADTAAWVRIDTRTGNRLWRIDLPDGCATRGAVTATRVLSVAACADGDGDDEARIMVASFDAATGERVFDKEVGRLRRPEDGGFSWLTTIVRPGNDDLVAFSAGTEWQGVNVVTGDVVPIGSGPLSYLGDPGTELLTRMPYPEKGLEMRSGPDAAVRCRIAGEHRSDRPVAWLGEQVVTVRNGIAAYARSDCTPGARYEDESGRVGVRLAVPAPGVLLAVRVLGDKTYIDGYA, encoded by the coding sequence GTGCTGATCGGGGGCGCGGTACTGGCCGCCGTCGTCGTCATCGACCTGATCCGCAGGCGCGCCGGCGCGTGGACCACGTTGTGGAGTGTTCTCGTCGGCATCCCGGCGGCCGTCATGTGCTGGTACATGTCGCGGCGGGTGGAGCAGGTGCTGGCGGTGGCGCCGGCGACCGGGCGCGCACCCGCGGTCTTGGCGGCCGGCATCGCGGTGCTCATGGCCGCCGTGATCGCGTTCGCCACCGGGTGGGTCGCCACCACCGAAGGGTTGCTCCGGGTGCGACGGTGGTTGGCCGACGGTCTGGCGCGCCGCTGGCTCGCCGCGGGGATGGCGGCCGGGGTGGCGATCGCCGGGGTGCCGGCGGTCGGGCTGGCGCGGGTCTCCGACGACGCGCGGTGGGTCGATGCCACGACGGCGCCGGCGGTTGCGGTGCCCGCCGTTCCGGTCCGCCTGGGCGGGTTGCGGTTCACCATCGACGGGTCACCCGAGCGGCCGGACGAGTTCGCGCCGCCAGACTGGGTCGTCGCCGCGGGTGCGGGGTTCGTCGTGCGGGACGCCAAGGGCGTGCGCGCCTACGACAGCAACGGTCAGCAACGCTGGCACTACCTCAGGACGGGCCCCGCGAATGTTCACTTTCTCGGGATGGGCGTGTACGACGGCGGACGCACCGTGGTGCTGGAGTACGGCGGCAATTCAGCGGTGGCCCAGCGGTTCGTGGCCCTGGATGCGCTGACCGGTGAAATCCTTTGGCAGAAAGATGATGTCGACGAGAAGTACTCGCTGCGTGCGCCGCCCGGAATCGACGAGCCGTCGCCGTACATGATCGTCGCGGACACTGCGGCGTGGGTGCGGATCGACACTCGGACCGGCAACCGGCTGTGGCGGATCGACCTGCCCGACGGCTGTGCGACAAGGGGAGCGGTAACCGCGACGCGGGTCCTGTCGGTCGCGGCCTGTGCCGACGGGGACGGCGATGACGAAGCCCGGATCATGGTTGCGTCCTTCGACGCGGCGACCGGGGAGCGCGTGTTCGACAAGGAGGTCGGGCGCCTGCGCCGACCGGAGGACGGCGGGTTCAGCTGGCTCACGACGATCGTCCGTCCGGGCAACGACGACCTGGTCGCCTTCTCTGCCGGGACCGAGTGGCAGGGGGTGAACGTGGTCACCGGTGACGTCGTTCCGATCGGTAGTGGGCCGCTTTCCTACCTCGGCGACCCGGGAACAGAGCTGCTGACCAGGATGCCGTACCCGGAGAAAGGCCTGGAGATGCGTTCCGGCCCGGACGCCGCGGTCCGTTGCCGGATAGCCGGCGAGCACCGGTCCGATCGGCCCGTCGCCTGGCTAGGTGAGCAGGTGGTCACCGTCAGGAACGGGATCGCGGCGTATGCGCGGTCGGACTGCACGCCCGGCGCCCGGTACGAGGACGAATCGGGCCGCGTCGGGGTCCGCCTGGCCGTTCCCGCACCCGGTGTTCTGCTCGCGGTCCGGGTGCTGGGCGACAAGACCTACATCGACGGCTACGCGTAG
- the rpsG gene encoding 30S ribosomal protein S7 encodes MPRKGPAPKRQLVSDPVYGSTLVTQLVNKVLLHGKKSLAERIVYGALEQAREKTGTDPVVTLKRALDNVKPTLEVRSRRVGGATYQVPVEVRPDRSTTLALRWLVTYARQRREKTMVERLANEILDASNGLGASVKRREDTHKMAEANRAFAHYRW; translated from the coding sequence ATGCCGCGCAAGGGGCCCGCTCCGAAGCGTCAGTTGGTCAGTGACCCGGTCTACGGGTCGACCCTGGTCACCCAGCTGGTCAACAAGGTTCTGCTGCACGGGAAGAAATCGCTGGCCGAGCGCATTGTTTATGGTGCGCTCGAGCAGGCCCGGGAGAAGACCGGCACCGATCCGGTGGTGACCCTCAAGCGTGCACTGGACAACGTCAAGCCCACCCTCGAGGTGCGCAGCCGCCGCGTCGGTGGCGCCACCTACCAGGTGCCCGTCGAGGTGCGCCCGGATCGGTCCACGACCCTGGCCCTGCGGTGGTTGGTCACCTACGCCCGCCAGCGGCGCGAGAAGACCATGGTCGAGCGGCTGGCCAACGAGATCCTCGATGCCAGCAACGGCCTCGGCGCCTCGGTGAAGCGTCGTGAGGACACCCACAAGATGGCCGAGGCGAACCGCGCCTTCGCGCACTACCGCTGGTGA
- a CDS encoding crotonase/enoyl-CoA hydratase family protein, whose product MTHAIRPVDFDNLKTMTYEVTGRVARITFNRPEHGNAIVADTPLELSACVERADLDPDVHVILVSGRGSGFCAGFDLSAYAEGSSSAGGGEAYRGTVLSGRTQALNHRPDQPWDPMIDYQMMSRFVRGFASLMHADKPTVVKIHGYCVAGGTDIALHADLIVAAADAKIGYPPTRVWGVPAAGMWAHRLGDQRAKRLLFTGDCITGAQAAEWGLAVEAPPPEELDERTERLVERIAALPVNQLIMVKLAMNSALYNQGVANSAMISTVFDGIARHTPEGHEFVAQARELGFREAVRRRDEPFGDYGRRASGV is encoded by the coding sequence ATGACCCACGCGATCAGGCCGGTCGACTTCGACAACCTCAAGACCATGACCTACGAGGTGACCGGCCGGGTGGCCCGCATCACCTTCAACCGGCCCGAACACGGCAACGCGATCGTCGCCGACACCCCGCTGGAGTTGTCGGCGTGCGTCGAGCGTGCCGACCTCGACCCCGATGTGCACGTGATCCTGGTGTCCGGCCGCGGGTCGGGGTTCTGCGCCGGGTTCGACCTGTCCGCCTACGCCGAGGGCTCGTCGTCGGCCGGCGGCGGCGAGGCCTACCGTGGCACCGTGCTGTCCGGGCGGACCCAGGCGCTCAACCACCGGCCCGACCAGCCCTGGGACCCGATGATCGACTACCAGATGATGAGCCGGTTCGTGCGGGGCTTCGCCAGCCTGATGCACGCCGACAAGCCGACCGTCGTCAAGATCCACGGGTACTGCGTGGCCGGCGGCACCGACATCGCGCTGCACGCCGACCTCATCGTCGCGGCGGCCGACGCCAAGATCGGCTACCCACCGACGCGGGTGTGGGGTGTGCCGGCCGCCGGGATGTGGGCGCACCGGCTCGGCGACCAGCGCGCCAAACGCCTGCTGTTCACCGGCGACTGCATCACCGGCGCCCAAGCCGCCGAGTGGGGCCTGGCCGTCGAGGCGCCGCCGCCGGAGGAACTCGACGAGCGCACCGAGCGGCTGGTCGAGCGCATCGCGGCGTTGCCGGTCAACCAGCTGATCATGGTCAAGCTCGCGATGAACTCGGCGCTGTACAACCAGGGCGTGGCCAACAGCGCGATGATCTCCACCGTGTTCGACGGGATCGCCCGGCACACCCCCGAAGGCCACGAATTCGTCGCCCAGGCACGCGAACTCGGGTTCCGCGAAGCGGTTCGCCGACGCGACGAGCCGTTCGGCGACTACGGCCGCCGCGCCTCAGGGGTGTGA
- a CDS encoding acyl-CoA dehydrogenase family protein encodes MPDTHVVTNQVPPLQDYNPATSPVLTEALIREGGEWGLDEVTEVGVLAGSAEAQRWGEFANRNRPVLHTHDRYGHRIDEVEYDPAYHELMKAAIAHGLHAAPWADDRRGAHVVRAAKLSVWTPEPGHVCPISMTYAVVPALRHNPELAAVYEPLLASRHYDPVLKVPARKIGITAGMSMTEKQGGSDVRANTTQAVPNDDGSYSLTGHKWFTSAPMCDIFLVLAQAPGGLSCFLLPRILPDGSRNRMFLQRLKDKLGNHANASSEVEYDGAIAWLVGEEGRGVPTIIEMVNLTRLDCTLASATSMRTGLARAIHHAQHRKAFGAYLIDQPLMRNVLADLAVEAEAATMLAMRMAGATDAAVHGDEREALLRRIGLPAGKYWVCKRATPHAAEAMECLGGNGYVEDFGMARLYREAPLMGIWEGSGNVSALDTLRAMATRPACVEVLFDELDRSAGQDKRLDDHVETLKKELADTDTLTYRARKVAEDISLALEGSLLVRHGHPAVAEAFLATRLGGAWGGAFGTLPTGLDAGPILERALIKG; translated from the coding sequence ATGCCTGACACCCACGTCGTCACCAACCAGGTCCCGCCGCTGCAGGACTACAACCCGGCCACCTCGCCGGTGCTCACCGAGGCACTGATCCGCGAAGGCGGGGAGTGGGGCCTCGACGAGGTGACCGAGGTCGGCGTCCTCGCGGGCTCGGCCGAGGCGCAGCGCTGGGGCGAGTTCGCCAACCGCAACCGCCCGGTGCTGCACACCCACGACCGCTACGGCCACCGCATCGACGAGGTCGAGTACGACCCCGCCTACCACGAACTGATGAAGGCGGCGATCGCGCACGGTCTGCACGCCGCGCCGTGGGCCGACGACCGCCGGGGTGCGCACGTCGTGCGGGCCGCCAAATTGTCGGTGTGGACCCCCGAACCGGGCCACGTGTGCCCGATCTCGATGACCTACGCGGTGGTGCCCGCGCTTCGGCACAATCCCGAGCTGGCCGCGGTCTACGAGCCGTTGCTGGCCAGCCGGCACTACGACCCGGTCCTCAAGGTGCCGGCCCGCAAGATCGGCATCACCGCCGGCATGTCGATGACCGAGAAGCAGGGCGGGTCGGATGTCCGGGCCAACACCACGCAGGCGGTGCCCAACGACGACGGCAGCTACTCGCTGACCGGGCACAAGTGGTTCACCTCGGCGCCGATGTGCGACATCTTCCTGGTGCTGGCCCAGGCGCCGGGCGGGCTGTCGTGCTTCTTGCTGCCGCGCATCCTGCCCGACGGCAGCCGCAACCGGATGTTCCTGCAGCGGCTCAAGGACAAGCTCGGCAACCACGCCAACGCGTCCAGCGAGGTGGAGTACGACGGTGCGATCGCGTGGCTGGTCGGCGAGGAGGGCCGCGGGGTTCCGACCATCATCGAGATGGTCAACCTCACCCGGCTGGACTGCACGCTGGCCAGCGCGACCAGCATGCGCACCGGCCTGGCCCGCGCCATTCACCACGCACAGCACCGGAAGGCGTTCGGCGCGTACCTGATCGACCAGCCGCTGATGCGCAATGTGCTCGCCGACCTGGCCGTCGAGGCGGAGGCCGCGACCATGCTGGCCATGCGGATGGCCGGCGCCACCGACGCCGCGGTGCACGGCGACGAACGCGAAGCGCTGCTGCGTCGCATCGGGCTGCCGGCCGGCAAGTACTGGGTGTGCAAGCGCGCCACCCCGCACGCCGCCGAAGCCATGGAATGCCTGGGCGGCAACGGATACGTCGAGGACTTCGGCATGGCCCGGCTCTACCGCGAGGCCCCGCTGATGGGCATCTGGGAGGGGTCCGGCAATGTCAGTGCGCTGGACACGTTGCGCGCCATGGCGACTCGGCCCGCATGTGTCGAGGTGCTGTTCGATGAGCTGGACCGCTCGGCCGGCCAGGACAAGCGGCTCGACGACCACGTCGAGACGCTGAAGAAGGAGCTCGCCGACACCGACACGCTGACCTACCGCGCCCGCAAGGTCGCCGAGGACATCAGCCTGGCGCTGGAGGGTTCGCTGCTGGTGCGGCACGGGCATCCCGCGGTCGCCGAGGCGTTCCTGGCCACCCGGCTGGGCGGAGCGTGGGGCGGAGCGTTCGGCACCCTGCCCACCGGGCTGGACGCGGGGCCGATCCTGGAACGCGCGCTGATCAAGGGATAA
- a CDS encoding PaaX family transcriptional regulator C-terminal domain-containing protein, with the protein MTARSVVLSVLLGAHPAWATAGELLRLTADFGIKESALRVALTRMVSAGDLVRSRDGYRLSDRLLARQRRQDDALNPRVRPWDGTWTTLVITSVGGDARTRASLRSALQDNRFGELREGVWLRPDNLETTLPADLRDRVRVLHARDDDPAGLVAQLWDLPGWAAAGRELLDQMAAATDVPARFVVAAAIVRLLLTDPVLPDELLPAEWPGAALRAAYTSFAAELTARRDRPREAT; encoded by the coding sequence ATGACCGCGCGCTCGGTGGTCCTGAGCGTGCTGCTGGGCGCGCATCCGGCCTGGGCGACCGCCGGTGAACTCCTCAGGCTCACCGCCGATTTCGGCATCAAGGAATCCGCGCTGCGGGTCGCGCTCACCCGCATGGTCAGCGCCGGCGACCTGGTGCGCTCACGCGACGGCTACCGGTTGTCGGACCGGCTGCTGGCTCGGCAGCGCCGCCAGGACGATGCGCTCAACCCCCGGGTCCGGCCTTGGGACGGGACCTGGACCACCCTGGTGATCACCAGCGTCGGCGGCGACGCGCGAACCCGGGCGTCACTGCGAAGCGCCTTGCAGGACAACCGTTTCGGTGAGCTGCGCGAAGGCGTGTGGCTGCGCCCGGACAACCTGGAGACGACGCTGCCCGCCGACCTGCGCGACCGGGTGCGGGTACTGCACGCGCGCGACGACGATCCGGCCGGGCTGGTCGCGCAGCTGTGGGATCTGCCGGGCTGGGCGGCGGCGGGTCGGGAGCTGCTGGACCAGATGGCCGCCGCCACCGACGTCCCGGCGCGGTTCGTGGTCGCGGCCGCGATCGTACGGCTGCTGTTGACCGATCCGGTGCTGCCCGACGAACTGCTGCCCGCCGAGTGGCCCGGCGCCGCGCTGCGGGCGGCCTACACCAGCTTCGCCGCCGAGCTGACCGCGCGGCGCGATCGACCGAGGGAGGCGACATGA
- the rpsL gene encoding 30S ribosomal protein S12 — protein sequence MPTIQQLVRKGRRDKAAKVKTAALKGSPQRRGVCTRVYTTTPKKPNSALRKVARVKLTSQVEVTAYIPGEGHNLQEHSMVLVRGGRVKDLPGVRYKIIRGSLDTQGVKNRKQARSRYGAKKEKS from the coding sequence ATGCCAACCATTCAGCAGCTGGTCCGCAAGGGCCGCCGTGACAAGGCCGCCAAGGTGAAGACCGCGGCTCTCAAGGGCAGCCCGCAGCGTCGTGGCGTGTGCACCCGCGTGTACACCACTACCCCGAAGAAGCCGAACTCGGCCCTTCGCAAGGTCGCTCGTGTCAAGCTGACCAGCCAGGTTGAGGTCACGGCATACATCCCGGGTGAGGGCCATAACCTGCAGGAGCACTCGATGGTGCTGGTGCGCGGTGGCCGCGTGAAGGACCTGCCCGGCGTGCGCTACAAGATCATCCGCGGCTCGCTCGACACCCAGGGTGTGAAGAACCGCAAGCAAGCTCGCAGCCGTTACGGGGCTAAGAAGGAGAAGAGCTGA
- a CDS encoding DUF3558 domain-containing protein has product MRRRVDRIAAAAVTVMAVVAGCTTTVDGTARPVQSPGPDASRSYGYVDDRCGLLHDETVAETVGAEHVVRPYSGAVCQYVLMRDDTAIDATFAWFETGSLDRERTLAADRGATITDTDVERHQAFLARRDITGAACSATAAAEPGVLSWWVQFRNRAAGDPCAAAEKLLSATLQADM; this is encoded by the coding sequence ATGCGTCGGCGTGTCGATCGGATTGCTGCCGCGGCGGTCACGGTGATGGCGGTCGTCGCCGGATGCACGACGACCGTCGACGGTACCGCGCGTCCGGTGCAGTCGCCCGGGCCCGACGCCAGCCGCAGCTACGGCTACGTCGACGACCGCTGCGGGCTGCTGCACGACGAGACGGTCGCCGAGACAGTGGGCGCCGAACACGTCGTGCGCCCCTACAGCGGGGCGGTGTGCCAGTACGTCCTGATGCGCGACGACACCGCCATCGACGCCACCTTCGCCTGGTTCGAGACGGGCAGCCTCGACCGGGAACGCACCCTGGCCGCCGACCGCGGCGCCACGATCACCGACACCGATGTCGAACGCCACCAGGCGTTCCTGGCCCGTCGCGACATCACCGGCGCGGCGTGCTCGGCCACCGCAGCCGCCGAACCGGGCGTGCTGAGCTGGTGGGTGCAGTTCCGTAACCGCGCCGCCGGCGATCCGTGTGCGGCGGCGGAGAAGCTGTTGTCGGCCACCCTGCAGGCGGACATGTGA
- a CDS encoding DUF3060 domain-containing protein translates to MRTRWTTWPAAVAAALLVAGCGSDHGDSDAPSATLGTSGARVDIGQSINYGSVGTTADIDCADGKALNIAGSNNKLTVKGTCASVTITGADNRVTIDRVEKEIHVLGLNNTVNYRDGEPSVHDAGSNNTVTKG, encoded by the coding sequence ATGCGCACGCGCTGGACGACCTGGCCGGCCGCGGTCGCGGCGGCCCTGCTGGTCGCGGGCTGCGGTTCGGATCACGGTGATTCCGACGCCCCGTCGGCGACGCTGGGCACCTCGGGCGCCCGGGTGGACATCGGCCAGTCCATCAACTACGGGTCGGTGGGCACCACTGCCGATATCGACTGCGCCGACGGCAAGGCGCTCAACATCGCCGGGTCGAACAACAAGCTGACGGTCAAGGGCACCTGCGCGTCGGTCACCATCACCGGCGCCGACAACCGGGTGACCATCGATCGGGTCGAGAAGGAGATCCATGTGCTCGGCCTGAACAACACGGTCAACTACCGCGACGGCGAACCGTCGGTGCACGACGCTGGCTCGAACAACACCGTCACCAAGGGCTGA